One segment of Carya illinoinensis cultivar Pawnee chromosome 1, C.illinoinensisPawnee_v1, whole genome shotgun sequence DNA contains the following:
- the LOC122275125 gene encoding mavicyanin-like has product MSLLERAVVVLMVMAVLHFSDAAVHKVGDSAGWTTIGNVDYKQWAAAKTFRVGDIIIFKYNAQFHNVMRVTHAMYRTCNVSTPLDTFTTGNDSITITSKGHHFFFCGVPGHCQAGQKVDINVMPHNHLTAPTPFASVSPLAPAIGVPVPSPSKAAPLNVLEGGFDLLGLAMAFIAPFVCGFA; this is encoded by the exons ATGTCTTTGCTAGAGAGAGCTGTAGTTGTGCTCATGGTGATGGCTGTGCTGCATTTTTCCGATGCAGCTGTGCACAAGGTTGGGGACTCTGCAGGTTGGACCACCATTGGTAATGTGGACTACAAGCAGTGGGCTGCTGCTAAGACCTTTCGAGTTGGTGACATTATCA TTTTCAAGTACAACGCCCAATTTCACAACGTGATGCGAGTAACGCATGCAATGTACAGGACGTGCAATGTTTCAACTCCTTTGGACACCTTTACCACCGGAAACGACTCAATTACTATCACCAGTAAAGGTCACCACTTCTTCTTCTGTGGCGTCCCAGGTCATTGCCAAGCTGGCCAGAAGGTTGACATTAATGTTATGCCTCACAATCATTTGACTGCTCCAACTCCATTTGCATCAGTATCTCCTCTAGCCCCTGCCATCGGCGTGCCCGTTCCTTCTCCCAGCAAGGCTGCTCCATTGAATGTTTTAGAGGGTGGTTTTGATTTGCTTGGGTTGGCTATGGCATTTATTGCtccttttgtttgtggatttgcttaa
- the LOC122275106 gene encoding chloride channel protein CLC-d-like, with the protein MLSNHLQNGFETAKMVWSRLPNAEEGDHEDTGHLRKSDGSGVESLEYEVVENHAYWEEQEQRGKLFVGYYVVVKWFFALLIGIGTGLAAVFINLSVENFAGWKFALTFSIIQKSYVAGFIVYVLINLVLVLSSVYIITQFAPAAAGSGIPEIKGYLNGVDIHGVLLFRTLIGKIFGSIGSVGGGLALGKEGPLVHTGACIASLLGQGGSTKYHLSSRWLQVFKSDRDRRDLVTCGCAAGVAAAFRAPVGGVLFALEEVTSWWRSQLMWRVFFTSAIVAVVVRTAMGWCKNGNCGHFGSGGFIIWDTSDGQEDYSFEELLPMAVIGVIGGLLGALFNQLTLYISYWRRNHLHKRGNRVKIIEACLVSLITSFISFGLPLLRKCSTCPEADPDSGIECPRPPGMYGNYVNFYCSKEKEYNDLATIFFNSQDDAIRNLFSAKTVHEFSAQSLLTFLVMFYALAVVTFGTAVPAGQFVPGIMIGSTYGRLVGMFVVNFYKKPNIEEGTYALLGAASFLGGSMRMTVSLCVIMVEITNNLKLLPLIMLVLLISKAVGDAFNEGLYEEQARLRGIPLLESKPKYQMRKMTAKDTSGQRVVSFPRVVKVADVVSILRSNSHNGFPVIDHTRTGETLVIGLVLRSHLLVLLQSKVDFQHSPLPCDPRPGSRPIRHTPSEFVKPASSKGMSIHDIQLSPDDLEMYIDLAPFLNPSPYIVPEDMSLTKVYNLFRQLGLRHIFVVPRPSRVIGLITRKDLLIEDNEESDTVELQSTSVRIRQGDRNVSTRSWDAERPLLSGLLVQARTPS; encoded by the exons ATGCTCTCTAATCATCTGCAAAATGGATTCGAGACCGCGAAGATGGTGTGGTCGCGGCTCCCGAACGCCGAGGAAGGCGACCACGAGGATACAGGGCACTTGCGTAAGAGCGATGGGAGTGGGGTCGAGAGCCTCGAGTACGAAGTCGTTGAGAATCACGCCTATTGGGAAGAGCAG GAGCAGAGAGGGAAGCTTTTTGTTGGATATTATGTGGTGGTGAAGTGGTTCTTTGCTTTGCTCATTGGAATCG GTACCGGATTAGCTGCAGTTTTTATTAATCTTTCTGTTGAGAACTTTGCCGGCTGGAAGTTTGCATTGACTTTCTCTATAATACAAAAATCATATGTGGCTGGGTTTATCGTATATGTATTAATCAACTTAGTTTTAGTTTTGTCCTCTGTGTATATCATAACACAGTTTGCCCCAGCCGCAGCTGGATCTGGAATTCCTGAAATCAAAGGATATTTGAATG GAGTTGATATTCATGGCGTTCTTCTCTTCAGAACCTTGATTGGGAAG ATATTTGGAAGCATTGGATCAGTGGGAGGTGGTCTAGCTCTAGGCAAAGAAGGTCCTCTTGTTCATACTGGTGCTTGTATTGCTTCTTTGCTCGGACAA GGTGGATCCACCAAATATCATCTGAGTTCTAGATGGTTGCAAGTTTTCAAGAGTGATCGTGATCGCCGTGATCTT GTGACATGTGGGTGTGCAGCTGGAGTCGCTGCTGCTTTTAGGGCTCCGGTTGGTGGTGTATTATTTGCATTGGAAGAGGTTACATCTTG GTGGAGGAGTCAACTTATGTGGCGTGTCTTTTTTACTTCTGCTATTGTGGCTGTTGTGGTGCGTACTGCAATGGGGTGGTGTAAGAATGGAAATTGTGGACATTTTGGCTCTGGTGGCTTCATAATATGGGACACATCAGA TGGTCAAGAGGACTACTCTTTCGAGGAGTTGCTTCCAATGGCAGTTATCGGAGTTATCGGAGGTCTGTTGG gAGCATTGTTTAATCAGCTTACTCTTTATATATCTTATTGGCGCCGAAATCATTTACACAAGAGAGGGAACCGAGTCAAG ATAATTGAAGCGTGCCTTGTCTCCCTGATAACCTCATTCATTTCCTTTGGGTTACCACTTCTAAGAAAATGTAGTACATGCCCTGAAGCAGATCCTGATTCCGGTATAGAATGCCCAAGGCCTCCTGGAATGTATGGGAATTACGTAAAT TTTTACTGCAGTAAGGAAAAGGAATACAACGACCTTGCTACTATTTTCTTTAATTCTCAG GATGATGCCATTAGGAATCTTTTCAGTGCAAAAACCGTTCATGAGTTCAGTGCCCAAAGTTTATTGACCTTTTTG GTTATGTTTTATGCCTTAGCTGTGGTGACATTTGGTACTGCTGTTCCAGCTGGTCAATTTGTACCTGGAATAATGATAGGATCAACATATGGGCGTCTAGTCGGCATGTTTGTTGTTAACTTTTACAAGAAGCCCAACATTGAAGAGGGAAC ATATGCTTTACTGGGAGCTGCTTCTTTTCTTGGAGGGTCAATGCGGATGACGGTTTCTCTATGCGTCATTATGGTCGAGATAACAAATAACTTGAAACTTTTACCCCTTATCATGCTCGTTCTTCTTATTTCAAAG GCTGTTGGTGATGCTTTTAATGAAGGTCTATACGAAGAACAAGCACGACTCAGGGGCATTCCATTACTGGAATCGAAACCTAAGTACCAAATGCGAAAAATGACTGCAAAGGACACTTCTGGACAAAGG GTGGTCTCCTTCCCTCGTGTTGTTAAGGTTGCAGATGTAGTTTCTATTTTACGGAGCAACAGTCATAACGGTTTTCCT GTGATTGATCATACAAGAACTGGGGAAACACTTGTCATTGGACTTGTGCTTCGCAG TCATTTGCTAGTACTTCTGCAGTCTAAGGTAGATTTCCAGCACAGTCCATTGCCCTGTGATCCGAGACCTGGATCGAGGCCTATCAG GCATACTCCTAGTGAATTTGTCAAACCTGCTTCCAGTAAAGGAATGTCTATACATGATATACAGCTTAGTCCAGATGACTTGGAAATGTACATAGATCTTGCCCCATTTTTGAATCCATCTCCATACATTGTGCCTGAAGATATGTCTCTGACGAAG GTATATAATCTTTTCCGCCAACTAGGTTTGAGACATATATTTGTTGTACCGCGTCCATCTCGTGTGATTGGTCTGATTACCCGAAAGGATTTGTTGATTGAG GATAACGAGGAATCGGATACAGTGGAGCTCCAATCGACTAGTGTAAG AATTCGGCAAGGTGATAGAAATGTGTCCACAAGGAGTTGGGATGCAGAAAGACCGCTTCTCAGTGGTCTTCTGGTCCAAGCTCGTACACCCAGCTGA
- the LOC122275117 gene encoding sugar transport protein 13, protein MPGGGFSGPPGGGTEFEAKITPIVIISCIMAATGGLMFGYDVGVSGGVTSMPGFLKKFFPVVYRKTLDPDINSNYCKYDNQGLQLFTSSLYLAGLTSTFFASYTTRRLGRRLTMLIAGVFFIIGTVFNAAAQDLAMLIIGRIMLGCGVGFANQAVPLFLSEIAPTRIRGGLNILFQLNVTIGILFANLVNYGTAKIDGGWGWRISLGLAGIPAGLLTLGALLVVDTPNSLIERGRLDEGKAVLRKIRGTDNIEPEFLELVEASRVAKEVKHPFRNLLKRRNRPQLVIAVALQIFQQFTGINAIMFYAPVLFNTLGFGSDAALYSAVITGAVNVLSTLVSVYSVDKVGRRMLLLEAGVQMFLSQVVIAIILGIKVKDHSDDLEKGIAVLVVILICTFVSAFAWSWGPLGWLIPSETFPLETRSAGQSVTVCVNLLFTFVIAQAFLSMLCHFKYGIFLFFSGWVLIMSFFVLFLLPETKNIPIEEMTERVWKRHWFWKRFMDYHEDGGAITNGDKKIGHDNGFDPSSQL, encoded by the exons ATGCCAGGGGGAGGATTCTCAGGTCCGCCCGGCGGAGGCACCGAGTTCGAGGCGAAGATCACGCCCATCGTCATCATTTCCTGTATTATGGCCGCTACCGGAGGCCTCATGTTTGGTTACGATGTTGGTGTTTCCG GTGGTGTTACGTCCATGCCCGGCTTCTTGAAAAAATTTTTCCCGGTGGTTTATCGAAAGACACTGGATCCAGATATCAACAGCAATTACTGCAAATACGATAACCAAGGCCTTCAGCTGTTCACATCATCGCTGTACCTGGCCGGTTTAACCTCGACCTTCTTCGCGTCCTACACAACCAGAAGGCTTGGCCGAAGGCTAACCATGTTGATTGCTGGGGTTTTCTTCATTATTGGGACCGTCTTTAACGCTGCGGCTCAAGACCTTGCCATGCTCATTATTGGTAGGATTATGCTTGGCTGTGGAGTTGGTTTTGCTAATCAG GCAGTGCCATTGTTCCTTTCGGAGATAGCACCCACAAGGATACGTGgaggtttgaatattttgtttcaACTTAACGTCACCATTGGCATTCTCTTTGCCAACCTCGTCAATTACGGCACGGCTAA AATCGACGGGGGATGGGGTTGGAGGATATCGTTGGGTTTGGCTGGAATTCCTGCTGGTCTACTAACCTTGGGGGCTCTTCTTGTCGTGGATACTCCTAACAGTCTAATTGAGCGTGGTCGCTTGGACGAAGGAAAAGCTGTGCTTAGAAAGATTCGGGGCACTGACAATATTGAGCCTGAGTTCTTGGAGCTTGTCGAGGCAAGTCGTGTGGCTAAAGAAGTGAAGCACCCCTTCAGGAATCTCCTTAAGCGGAGGAATAGGCCCCAACTTGTCATTGCAGTAGCTTTACAG ATCTTCCAACAATTCACTGGCATCAACGCAATCATGTTTTATGCTCCAGTCCTATTCAACACCCTGGGATTTGGCAGTGATGCTGCCCTCTACTCGGCTGTCATAACAGGAGCTGTTAATGTTCTCTCCACTCTTGTATCCGTCTACTCAGTGGACAAAGTTGGCCGTCGCATGCTCTTGTTAGAGGCTGGTGTTCAGATGTTCCTGTCCCAAGTGGTGATAGCAATCATTCTAGGAATTAAGGTTAAGGATCACTCTGATGACCTCGAAAAAGGTATTGCAGTCCTCGTGGTTATCCTGATTTGCACTTTTGTATCGGCTTTTGCATGGTCTTGGGGACCTCTAGGGTGGCTGATCCCAAGTGAGACATTTCCACTGGAGACTCGCTCTGCAGGGCAGAGTGTGACTGTCTGTGTCAACTTGCTTTTCACTTTTGTCATAGCACAGGCCTTCCTCTCAATGCTCTGCCATTTCAAGTATGGcatcttcttgttcttctccGGCTGGGTTCTTATCATGTCATTCTTCGTGCTGTTTCTTCTCCCGGAGACAAAGAATATCCCCATTGAAGAGATGACTGAGAGAGTGTGGAAGAGGCACTGGTTTTGGAAGAGATTTATGGATTACCATGAAGATGGAGGAGCTATTACTAATGGTGACAAAAAAATTGGTCATGATAATGGATTTGATCCTTCTTCTCAGCTGTAA